A single window of Ananas comosus cultivar F153 linkage group 24, ASM154086v1, whole genome shotgun sequence DNA harbors:
- the LOC109728761 gene encoding RNA polymerase sigma factor sigA isoform X2: protein MMATAAVIGLSAGNRLLSTSFYPSDLSEKLFGVPDHGPMQFSSAASKSAIIAQKSPNFGPNASSNRQMRAIKALKEHAHSAATSTTENWLNTPEISPDDDPDLENSLEVLVLLQKSMLEKQWELPFDQMKTFTEPAEKNNKVEVTRSGVSARQRRTDTRRRFSIMPLNRGKQIRSTVSPELLQARNRGYVKGMVSEDLLTHAEVVNLSKKIKDGLYLKEHRAKLKEKLGTEPSDKQLACSLRMSRAELHSRLFECSQAREKLAMSNIRLVISIAQKYDNLGAEMADLIQGGLIGLLRGIEKFDSSKGFKISTYVYWWIRQGVSRALVENSRTLRLPTHLHERLSLIRNAKIRLEDKGITPSIDKLAESLNMSQKKVRNATEAVNKYIADRNLENNPWHGFEEWSVKDEVNKLLHLALNKRERDIVQLYHGLGGESRTWEDISRQFGLSRERVRQVGLVAMEKLKHAARKRRLDAMLAKQ from the exons ATGATGGCTACGGCTGCAGTGATCGGGCTAAGCGCCGGGAACCGGCTTCTGAGCACTTCATTTTATCCGTCCGACCTTTCCGAGAAGCTGTTTGGTGTTCCAGATCATGGACCAATGCAATTTTCATCTGCCGCAAGCAAAAGCGCGATAATTGCTCAAAAATCTCCTAATTTCGGCCCAAACGCTTCGTCGAACCGACAGATGCGAGCTATTAAGGCGCTTAAAGAGCACGCGCATTCCGCCGCCACTTCAACCACCGAGAATTGGCTCAATACGCCCGAAATTTCACCGGATGATGATCCCGACCTCGAGAATTCTCTGGAAGTCCTTGTCTTGTTGCAAAAATCTATGCTGGAAAAGCAATGGGAACTTCCATTTGATCAAATGAAAACTTTTACTGAACCCGCAGAAAAGAATAATAAGGTCGAAGTAACTCGTTCGGGGGTTTCTGCGAGGCAAAGGAGAACAGATACTCGGAGGAGGTTTTCGATAATGCCATTGAATCGAGGAAAGCAGATACGTTCTACTGTTAGTCCCGAACTGCTTCAGGCTCGCAACAGAGGTTACGTGAAGGGGATGGTAAGCGAAGATTTGCTTACTCATGCTGAAGTTGTGAACTTGTCGAAGAAAATAAAGGACGGTCTTTATCTCAAGGAGCATCGAGCAAA attaaaagaaaaactgGGCACCGAACCTTCTGATAAGCAACTGGCGTGTTCGCTGAGGATGTCGCGTGCTGAATTGCATTCAAGATTGTTTGAATGTTCGCAGGCGAGGGAGAAGCTAGCAATGAGTAATATTCGGTTGGTGATATCTATTGCACAAAAATATGACAATTTGGGTGCCGAGATGGCCGACCTCATTCAG GGTGGTTTGATCGGATTACTTCGTGGGATCGAGAAGTTTGATTCGTCCAAGGGCTTTAAAATTTCGACTTACGTATACTGGTGGATACGTCAG GGTGTTTCACGAGCATTGGTTGAGAACTCGAGAACTCTGAGACTACCCACACATTTGCATGAAAGGTTAAGCTTGATTCGAAATGCAAAGATCAGGTTGGAAGACAAGGGAATTACACCATCTATCGAT AAACTTGCAGAATCCCTGAACATGTCACAAAAGAAAGTGCGGAACGCTACGGAG GCTGTTAATAAG TATATTGCAGATAGGAATCTGGAGAACAACCCCTGGCATGGATTTGAAGAGTGGTCTGTTAAG GACGAAGTTAACAAGCTTCTTCACTTAGCACTTAATAAGCGGGAGAGAGACATCGTACAGCTCTATCACGGTCTCGGCGGCGAAAGCCGCACATGGGAGGATATTAGTAGACA GTTTGGTTTGTCGAGGGAACGGGTTCGACAAGTCGGGCTCGTAGCCATGGAGAAACTCAAACACGCGGCGAGGAAGAGGCGGTTGGACGCGATGCTGGCGAAGCAGTGA
- the LOC109728761 gene encoding RNA polymerase sigma factor sigA isoform X1, with translation MMATAAVIGLSAGNRLLSTSFYPSDLSEKLFGVPDHGPMQFSSAASKSAIIAQKSPNFGPNASSNRQMRAIKALKEHAHSAATSTTENWLNTPEISPDDDPDLENSLEVLVLLQKSMLEKQWELPFDQMKTFTEPAEKNNKVEVTRSGVSARQRRTDTRRRFSIMPLNRGKQIRSTVSPELLQARNRGYVKGMVSEDLLTHAEVVNLSKKIKDGLYLKEHRAKLKEKLGTEPSDKQLACSLRMSRAELHSRLFECSQAREKLAMSNIRLVISIAQKYDNLGAEMADLIQGGLIGLLRGIEKFDSSKGFKISTYVYWWIRQGVSRALVENSRTLRLPTHLHERLSLIRNAKIRLEDKGITPSIDKLAESLNMSQKKVRNATEAVNKVLSLDREAFPSLNGLPGETLHSYIADRNLENNPWHGFEEWSVKDEVNKLLHLALNKRERDIVQLYHGLGGESRTWEDISRQFGLSRERVRQVGLVAMEKLKHAARKRRLDAMLAKQ, from the exons ATGATGGCTACGGCTGCAGTGATCGGGCTAAGCGCCGGGAACCGGCTTCTGAGCACTTCATTTTATCCGTCCGACCTTTCCGAGAAGCTGTTTGGTGTTCCAGATCATGGACCAATGCAATTTTCATCTGCCGCAAGCAAAAGCGCGATAATTGCTCAAAAATCTCCTAATTTCGGCCCAAACGCTTCGTCGAACCGACAGATGCGAGCTATTAAGGCGCTTAAAGAGCACGCGCATTCCGCCGCCACTTCAACCACCGAGAATTGGCTCAATACGCCCGAAATTTCACCGGATGATGATCCCGACCTCGAGAATTCTCTGGAAGTCCTTGTCTTGTTGCAAAAATCTATGCTGGAAAAGCAATGGGAACTTCCATTTGATCAAATGAAAACTTTTACTGAACCCGCAGAAAAGAATAATAAGGTCGAAGTAACTCGTTCGGGGGTTTCTGCGAGGCAAAGGAGAACAGATACTCGGAGGAGGTTTTCGATAATGCCATTGAATCGAGGAAAGCAGATACGTTCTACTGTTAGTCCCGAACTGCTTCAGGCTCGCAACAGAGGTTACGTGAAGGGGATGGTAAGCGAAGATTTGCTTACTCATGCTGAAGTTGTGAACTTGTCGAAGAAAATAAAGGACGGTCTTTATCTCAAGGAGCATCGAGCAAA attaaaagaaaaactgGGCACCGAACCTTCTGATAAGCAACTGGCGTGTTCGCTGAGGATGTCGCGTGCTGAATTGCATTCAAGATTGTTTGAATGTTCGCAGGCGAGGGAGAAGCTAGCAATGAGTAATATTCGGTTGGTGATATCTATTGCACAAAAATATGACAATTTGGGTGCCGAGATGGCCGACCTCATTCAG GGTGGTTTGATCGGATTACTTCGTGGGATCGAGAAGTTTGATTCGTCCAAGGGCTTTAAAATTTCGACTTACGTATACTGGTGGATACGTCAG GGTGTTTCACGAGCATTGGTTGAGAACTCGAGAACTCTGAGACTACCCACACATTTGCATGAAAGGTTAAGCTTGATTCGAAATGCAAAGATCAGGTTGGAAGACAAGGGAATTACACCATCTATCGAT AAACTTGCAGAATCCCTGAACATGTCACAAAAGAAAGTGCGGAACGCTACGGAG GCTGTTAATAAGGTACTTTCTCTCGATCGGGAAGCCTTTCCCTCTCTAAATGGCCTTCCAGGGGAGACGCTTCACAGC TATATTGCAGATAGGAATCTGGAGAACAACCCCTGGCATGGATTTGAAGAGTGGTCTGTTAAG GACGAAGTTAACAAGCTTCTTCACTTAGCACTTAATAAGCGGGAGAGAGACATCGTACAGCTCTATCACGGTCTCGGCGGCGAAAGCCGCACATGGGAGGATATTAGTAGACA GTTTGGTTTGTCGAGGGAACGGGTTCGACAAGTCGGGCTCGTAGCCATGGAGAAACTCAAACACGCGGCGAGGAAGAGGCGGTTGGACGCGATGCTGGCGAAGCAGTGA
- the LOC109728761 gene encoding RNA polymerase sigma factor sigA isoform X3, which translates to MMATAAVIGLSAGNRLLSTSFYPSDLSEKLFGVPDHGPMQFSSAASKSAIIAQKSPNFGPNASSNRQMRAIKALKEHAHSAATSTTENWLNTPEISPDDDPDLENSLEVLVLLQKSMLEKQWELPFDQMKTFTEPAEKNNKVEVTRSGVSARQRRTDTRRRFSIMPLNRGKQIRSTVSPELLQARNRGYVKGMVSEDLLTHAEVVNLSKKIKDGLYLKEHRAKLKEKLGTEPSDKQLACSLRMSRAELHSRLFECSQAREKLAMSNIRLVISIAQKYDNLGAEMADLIQGGLIGLLRGIEKFDSSKGFKISTYVYWWIRQGVSRALVENSRTLRLPTHLHERLSLIRNAKIRLEDKGITPSIDKLAESLNMSQKKVRNATEAVNKVLSLDREAFPSLNGLPGETLHSYIADRNLENNPWHGFEEWSVKDEVNKLLHLALNKRERDIVQLYHGLGGESRTWEDISRQ; encoded by the exons ATGATGGCTACGGCTGCAGTGATCGGGCTAAGCGCCGGGAACCGGCTTCTGAGCACTTCATTTTATCCGTCCGACCTTTCCGAGAAGCTGTTTGGTGTTCCAGATCATGGACCAATGCAATTTTCATCTGCCGCAAGCAAAAGCGCGATAATTGCTCAAAAATCTCCTAATTTCGGCCCAAACGCTTCGTCGAACCGACAGATGCGAGCTATTAAGGCGCTTAAAGAGCACGCGCATTCCGCCGCCACTTCAACCACCGAGAATTGGCTCAATACGCCCGAAATTTCACCGGATGATGATCCCGACCTCGAGAATTCTCTGGAAGTCCTTGTCTTGTTGCAAAAATCTATGCTGGAAAAGCAATGGGAACTTCCATTTGATCAAATGAAAACTTTTACTGAACCCGCAGAAAAGAATAATAAGGTCGAAGTAACTCGTTCGGGGGTTTCTGCGAGGCAAAGGAGAACAGATACTCGGAGGAGGTTTTCGATAATGCCATTGAATCGAGGAAAGCAGATACGTTCTACTGTTAGTCCCGAACTGCTTCAGGCTCGCAACAGAGGTTACGTGAAGGGGATGGTAAGCGAAGATTTGCTTACTCATGCTGAAGTTGTGAACTTGTCGAAGAAAATAAAGGACGGTCTTTATCTCAAGGAGCATCGAGCAAA attaaaagaaaaactgGGCACCGAACCTTCTGATAAGCAACTGGCGTGTTCGCTGAGGATGTCGCGTGCTGAATTGCATTCAAGATTGTTTGAATGTTCGCAGGCGAGGGAGAAGCTAGCAATGAGTAATATTCGGTTGGTGATATCTATTGCACAAAAATATGACAATTTGGGTGCCGAGATGGCCGACCTCATTCAG GGTGGTTTGATCGGATTACTTCGTGGGATCGAGAAGTTTGATTCGTCCAAGGGCTTTAAAATTTCGACTTACGTATACTGGTGGATACGTCAG GGTGTTTCACGAGCATTGGTTGAGAACTCGAGAACTCTGAGACTACCCACACATTTGCATGAAAGGTTAAGCTTGATTCGAAATGCAAAGATCAGGTTGGAAGACAAGGGAATTACACCATCTATCGAT AAACTTGCAGAATCCCTGAACATGTCACAAAAGAAAGTGCGGAACGCTACGGAG GCTGTTAATAAGGTACTTTCTCTCGATCGGGAAGCCTTTCCCTCTCTAAATGGCCTTCCAGGGGAGACGCTTCACAGC TATATTGCAGATAGGAATCTGGAGAACAACCCCTGGCATGGATTTGAAGAGTGGTCTGTTAAG GACGAAGTTAACAAGCTTCTTCACTTAGCACTTAATAAGCGGGAGAGAGACATCGTACAGCTCTATCACGGTCTCGGCGGCGAAAGCCGCACATGGGAGGATATTAGTAGACAGTGA
- the LOC109728594 gene encoding pentatricopeptide repeat-containing protein At4g02750-like, with amino-acid sequence MLSRARRRRHLPLHALLPTPPRRRALRSLRAPESPPQTRDVFTLNSAITSCFRSGDVESARQLFDEMPHRNSVTWNCMVSGFVANRMISDARRVFDQMPAKNVVSSSALVAGYAKCGRVDEARDLFDRIPRKNVVCWNSMISGYALNGMIQKARELFDEMPLRNGVSFSIMISAYLRRRLVGEARALFDRAPSPSSSATSLCNALLSGYVELGRVSDAEELFGKMDRRDVISWNVMITCYARGGRMDLAERLFDEMPEKDTVSWTAVLHGYLLNRDVDSAWKLFNNMPDKDAVTWNTMMGGFVQNGMFEDALRLFHAMPEWERDIVSWNTILQGYVRKGDMANANYFFGRMPRRSETSWNTLISGYEGEEALVLLSKMVREGFKPDQATLSVVISVCASLVALNWGKMVHSYAVKSGYPRDALVMSSLISMYSKCGLTGDAHEVFEHVTKRDTITWNAMIATYAYHGLAKEAFTLFGEMIERKFVPDHATFLSLLIACAHRGLVDEGCKYFESMQRDWKLVPRSEHYSCMVDLFGRSGFINQAHELTNEIPSDLRTTAWETLLNACKVHGNLELGEVAARKVLQDDQLDDGGMYILLSNIYAGKGMWGDAAMIRSFMRERGVKKETGCSWIEIQGEMAFFSSNDKSHPLIEEICRELDNISNIIEEYI; translated from the coding sequence ATGCTCTCGCGAGCTCGTCGTCGTCGCCACCTCCCCCTCCACGCTCTTCTCCCCACCCCACCGCGCCGCCGCGCTCTCCGCAGCCTCCGCGCTCCGGAATCGCCTCCCCAGACGCGCGACGTGTTCACGCTCAACTCCGCCATCACGAGCTGCTTCCGCAGCGGCGACGTGGAGAGCGCGCGCCaactgttcgacgaaatgccccaCCGGAACTCGGTCACCTGGAACTGCATGGTCTCCGGCTTCGTTGCAAACCGCATGATCTCCGACGCGCGCAGGGTGTTCGACCAAATGCCCGCGAAGAACGTCGTATCCTCGTCGGCGCTCGTCGCCGGGTACGCCAAGTGCGGCCGCGTCGACGAGGCCCGGGACCTGTTCGATCGAATCCCCCGCAAGAACGTAGTTTGCTGGAATTCGATGATCTCGGGGTACGCATTGAACGGCATGATCCAAAAGGCGCGCGAattgttcgacgaaatgcccctCAGGAACGGCGTCTCGTTTTCGATCATGATTTCGGCGTACCTCAGGCGCAGGCTCGTCGGCGAAGCTCGCGCGCTGTTCGACCGAGCGCCTTCACCGTCGTCGTCGGCGACGTCTCTTTGCAATGCGCTGTTATCCGGCTACGTAGAATTGGGCCGCGTTAGCGATGCGGAGGAGTTGTTCGGCAAAATGGATCGAAGGGACGTGATATCGTGGAATGTAATGATCACCTGCTACGCGCGAGGCGGGAGGATGGACCTCGCCGAGCgcctgttcgatgaaatgccggAGAAGGACACAGTCTCTTGGACGGCGGTGTTGCACGGATATTTGCTGAACAGGGACGTAGATTCCGCGTGGAAGTTGTTCAACAATATGCCGGACAAAGACGCAGTGACATGGAACACGATGATGGGCGGGTTCGTGCAAAATGGTATGTTCGAGGATGCTTTGAGATTGTTCCACGCCATGCCGGAGTGGGAGAGAGATATCGTCTCGTGGAATACGATTTTGCAAGGATACGTTCGGAAAGGCGACATGGCGAATGCGAATTACTTCTTCGGGAGAATGCCGCGTAGAAGCGAGACTTCGTGGAACACGCTTATCTCCGGATACGAAGGAGAAGAGGCTTTGGTTTTGCTCTCGAAGATGGTCCGAGAAGGATTCAAGCCCGATCAAGCCACGTTGAGTGTTGTGATCTCGGTATGCGCCTCTCTCGTTGCTCTTAACTGGGGGAAAATGGTGCACAGCTACGCAGTTAAGAGCGGGTATCCGCGCGACGCATTGGTGATGAGCTCGTTGATCTCCATGTACTCTAAATGCGGCTTAACAGGTGACGCTCACGAAGTGTTCGAGCACGTTACGAAGCGGGACACGATCACGTGGAATGCCATGATCGCAACGTATGCTTACCACGGGTTAGCTAAAGAAGCTTTCACACTTTTCGGTGAGATGATCGAACGTAAGTTCGTTCCGGACCACGCGACCTTTCTGAGCCTGTTGATAGCATGTGCTCATAGAGGTTTAGTCGACGAGGGATGCAAATACTTCGAAAGTATGCAACGGGATTGGAAATTGGTACCGAGATCGGAGCATTACTCTTGCATGGTTGATCTTTTCGGGAGATCGGGATTTATAAACCAAGCCCATGAATTGACCAATGAAATACCATCCGACCTTCGAACCACTGCTTGGGAAACCTTGCTGAATGCGTGTAAAGTTCACGGAAATTTGGAACTCGGAGAAGTTGCGGCGAGAAAGGTTTTGCAGGATGATCAGCTCGATGACGGTGGAATGTACATACTCTTGTCAAATATTTATGCCGGCAAAGGAATGTGGGGCGATGCGGCGATGATCAGATCGTTCATGCGAGAACGTGGGGTGAAGAAAGAGACGGGATGTAGCTGGATTGAGATTCAGGGAGAGATGGCCTTCTTTTCTTCGAACGATAAGAGCCATCCTCTGATCGAGGAGATATGTCGTGAATTAGATAATATTTCCAACATAATAGAAGAATACATTTGA
- the LOC109728483 gene encoding trihelix transcription factor GT-3a-like has protein sequence MNASRTRLRWGAAETRDLIAARAAAEAEGEEKCKCKCKWKSLVHPCNCKASSHIPSSSSERVQNSPGKETSDADNVDEPATNMRRPHLAVESCASDPNKKLKRPSEDRSFDEFLEDEDEEEEENGNHDGPARSTKTRVARGAKLLIGDRSIVDVLRELMEWQQKAEKRWREEMERSVEERLMLERAMRESEEQVRMREETRAEKRDALLNTXRIRN, from the exons ATGAACGCCTCTCGCACGCGGCTGCGGTGGGGGGCGGCGGAGACGAGGGATCTGAtcgcggcgagggcggcggcggaggcggagggggaggagaagtGCAAGTGCAAGTGCAAGTGGAAGAGCCTCGTCCATCCATGCAATTGCAAGGCGAGCTCTCacatcccctcctcctcctccgaaaGAGTCCAGAATTCACCG GGAAAAGAGACGTCGGATGCCGATAACGTCGATGAGCCGGCGACGAACATGCGACGCCCTCACCTTGCTGTTGAATCCTGTGCCTCCGATCCGAATAAGAAACTAAAGAGGCCGTCCGAAGATCGATCGTTCGATGAATtcttagaagatgaagatgaagaagaagaagagaatggcAATCACGACGGCCCCGCTCGAAGCACGAAGACGAGGGTCGCGAGGGGGGCAAAGTTACTGATTGGCGACAGAAGCATTGTTGATGTGTTGCGAGAGCTGATGGAGTGGCAACAGAAGGCGGAGAAGCGGTGGCGGGAGGAGATGGAGAGGAGCGTGGAGGAGCGGCTGATGCTGGAGCGGGCGATGCGGGAGAGCGAGGAGCAGGTGAGGATGAGGGAGGAGACCCGGGCGGAGAAGCGCGACGCGCTGCTGAACACANTCCGAATAAGAAACTAA